One part of the Glycine soja cultivar W05 chromosome 11, ASM419377v2, whole genome shotgun sequence genome encodes these proteins:
- the LOC114374937 gene encoding putative cyclin-D6-1, which produces MDFDLENPLGNFHDLPCDAVPSLFLIESDHIPPPNYCQSLKASDFDISVRRDVVSLISQLSCTFDPVLPYLAINYLDRFLANQGILQPKPWANKLLAVSCFSLAAKMLKTEYSATDVQVLMNHGDGGAIFETQTIQRMEGIVLGALQWRMRSITPFSFIPFFVNLFRLKDPALRQVLKDRASEIILKSQREIKVLEFKPSTVAASALLYASHELFPFQYPCFLRAISDCSYINKETVVQCYNVIQDIAREEYESVLNINSTSDTPVNVLDEHFLSLESEKTNGTNVVVTQEQDFKRRKTTDYGNNRRVPFSHFHQC; this is translated from the exons ATGGATTTTGACCTTGAAAACCCTCTTGGAAACTTCCACGACCTTCCCTGCGACGCTGTCCCTTCCCTCTTCCTCATCGAATCCGACCACATCCCTCCTCCGAACTACTGTCAGAGTCTCAAAGCCAGCGACTTCGACATCTCTGTTAGAAGAGATGTTGTCTCTTTGATCTCGCAG TTGTCCTGCACCTTCGATCCGGTTCTCCCTTACTTAGCTATCAACTACTTGGATCGCTTCCTCGCTAACCAAGGAATATTG CAACCAAAGCCATGGGCAAACAAGCTTCTTGCAGTCTCTTGCTTTTCTCTAGCTGCCAAGATGTTGAAAACAGAGTACTCTGCCACTGATGTCCAG GTTCTTATGAATCATGGCGATGGAGGTGCCATTTTTGAGACACAAACAATTCAAAGAATGGAGGGCATTGTCTTGGGAGCTCTACAATGGCGAATGCGTTCGATCACCCCCTTCTCTTTCATTCCCTTCTTCGTGAATTTGTTCAGGCTGAAAGACCCAGCATTGAGGCAGGTTCTGAAGGATCGAGCATCAGAAATAATACTCAAGTCACAAAGAG agATAAAGGTCTTGGAATTCAAGCCATCTACAGTTGCTGCGTCAGCCCTTCTGTATGCTTCACATGAGTTGTTTCCCTTTCAATATCCGTGCTTCTTAAGAGCAATATCCGATTGTTCATATATTAATAAG GAAACTGTAGTGCAATGTTATAATGTGATACAAGATATAGCCAGGGAGGAGTACGAATCGGTGTTGAATATAAACTCAACTTCAGACACACCGGTTAATGTGTTAGACGAACATTTTCTGAGCTTGGAAAGTGAAAAAACCAACGGAACCAACGTTGTTGTGACACAAGAGCAGGActtcaaaagaaggaaaaccacCGATTATGGCAACAATCGCAGGGTCCCGTTTTCACATTTTCATCAATGCTGA